In Toxoplasma gondii ME49 chromosome VIII, whole genome shotgun sequence, a single genomic region encodes these proteins:
- the CDC48 gene encoding cell division protein CDC48 (encoded by transcript TGME49_230710~Gene product name based on ToxoDB Community Expert Annotation.) — protein MAFSRHLGAVKRQLEAYVRQRNDEDGRTACSGLSPKDVDTDSFLMFLGRSHPHIVRLRRRLLDKLLETAKTELCKDPSGPASVSSGVFPASGNLPSSVSPYSQENQKAAAKPQKTCGRTDAKRTDGTLAASSAVGTAGGDAMSGDDDSDSQTPRMDNADASFRSSEPISGVEVIHDDDSSESDTIAESRNRTLLQEHPSPGEIHPTRASLAKGAPVPSGIRPGKRERMTILSDKGEKQVEDGEDGERRKAAFPVSRASLSSSTGRERLPLNTSLNSLYRFHALESQKVGGRQEEETVGPQRLGDRRETARRDPCGTDRGKGDYSSGAALTARNPGPSEADTKKRKRRRSPSRRSSFSSPSASHPGDVAPAPPPEDRLRNCAGLSEGLRHQIEESVLLPLLLNSVFERKPGNAAKSHTTEETRESTPTADTKNDVEESLLLAEEELMRGGNDAIGPHPREEEKRSGAQPSFSSSDVYSGLHFSRGVVIHGPAGVGKTKLAFAIAGELSRLRSFSFFPVSLSSLIQNLPPFLSNSPSSNAHDASRSAAAASGAAASSPSFASSSFSPAVQSGPLMPASGEEVLSLMFESAKNHAPSLLLLEDIAVLSSRKGAKGRENREGGGGGNGDEETDSPLIRALAREMDGLTGFDVMVLATCNHIDSLDSSLRRSGRFDAEISIPLPGFNERREILQALTRSLSFSPSVDLNALADRTVGYVAADLHSLVKETVYHAVMRSVGRRRIEKDQDTAGTSGWGRSDGDSQRQPKEEPQMGEATGGTTEKTGEAAEIPVELSHGHPDYSGSSGINPAEAGTGEGKNETGEDVRKLQHGRSVKTDSATSLHDTSPSFWSFPTFDKVWKETFSVQQEDPTSLLPRQNAVSGPASHDAREMLASSPASESSGDSFLLSRAANTVSNLELIGEDFTQALISFTPSYKKTGAFLPRPNVRWNEVGGLSEAKKEVEERILFPLTFADFYGRMGVRKPTGILLYGPPGCGKTFLAKALANACQANFIAVKGPELLSKYVGDSEAALRRLFSRASFFSPSLIFFDEIDALCGSRSTGGKGEGGNKVEERVIAQLLTELDGINDRGKVYVVAATNRPDILDPALLRPGRLEVRVYVHLPDQQERAEILRKGWRRLRREQREERAKRLHLSAEGGKAERELGENDEMEEKDLDFEALARVTDRFSGADLDAVLREATLLMIQEERQAFIRALHLSLNEEQTSGFDPLQLSLSSGSTQSLGQPEESRRATDMAGQKTEERRKGDKGINWSEEDQRGVLRRTDSFYASANAGHLCVKQCHLLEAAGRITPSVTPEQVRFYEDYRERLREK, from the exons ATGGCGTTCTCGCGACACTTAGGGGCTGTCaagagacagctggaggcgTATGTGCGGCAGCGCAATGACGAGGACGGGCGAACCGCATGCTCAGGACTGTCACCAAAGGATGTAGACACAGATTCGTTCCTCATGTTTCTTGGGCGGTCTCACCCCCACATCGTTCGCCTGAGGCGCCGACTGCTGGACAAGTTGCTCGAGACAGCCAAGACAGAACTATGTAAGGACCCGAGTGGACCTGCCTCCGTGTCGTCGGGCGTCTTTCCGGCTTCGGGAAACTTGccttcttccgtttcgccCTATTCACAGGAAAACCAGAAAGCGGCTGCGAAGCCACAAAAAACCTGTGGCAGAACTGATGCGAAGAGAACCGATGGCACTCTTGCCGCCTCTTCAGCTGTCGGGACAGCGGGAGGCGACGCGATGAGTGGGGACGATGACTCCGATAGTCAGACGCCTCGGATGGACAACGCAGACGCCTCCTTCCGTTCCTCGGAACCCATCTCAGGCGTTGAGGTGATCCACGATGACGACAGTTCCGAAAGCGACACAATCGCGGAAAGCCGAAACCGCACTCTTCTGCAAGAACACCCATCTCCAGGGGAGATACACCCGACGAGAGCTTCGCTGGCGAAGGGTGCTCCCGTTCCTTCAGGCATCCGTCCGGGCAAGCGCGAACGAATGACGATCCTCAGCGAtaagggagagaagcaagtcGAAGATggcgaggacggagagagacgcaaggcggccttccctgtctcccgtgcgtctctctcgagctccACTGGTCGTGAGCGTCTGCCGCTAAACACGTCGCTGAATTCTCTGTATCGCTTCCACGCGCTGGAGAGTCAAAAGGTCGGTGGccggcaagaagaagaaactgtcGGACCTCAGAGGCTTGGAGACCGGCGCGAAACAGCGCGACGAGACCCTTGCGGCACCGACAGAGGTAAGGGCGACTACTCTAGTGGCGCAGCGCTAACAGCAAGGAACCCAGGTCCGTCTGAAGCAGatacgaagaaacgaaagagacggcgctctccctctcggcgttcttctttctcttcgccctctGCGTCGCATCCCGGCGACGTGGCTCCGGCGCCTCCTCCAGAGGATCGACTGCGAAACTGTGCAGGTCTGTCAGAGGGTCTACGTCACCAGATTGAAGAGTCGGTgcttttgcctcttctgctcaATTCTGTCTTCGAGAGGAAGCCAGGAAATGCAGCAAAGAGCCACACcaccgaggagacacgcgagaGCACCCCCACGGCGGATACTAAAAACGACGTGGAAGAGAGCCTCTTGttggcagaagaagagctgaTGCGCGGGGGTAACGATGCCATCGGCCCACACCctcgtgaagaagagaagcggtCTGGAGCTCAgccgtcgttctcttcctccgacGTGTACAGCGGTCTCCACTTTTCTCGCGGTGTTGTTATTCACGGACCCGCCGGTGTCgggaagacgaagctggCCTTTGCGATAGCAGGCGAGCTCAGCCGTCTTCGcagcttttctttcttcccagTTTCACTTTCTTCGCTCATCCAGAACCTCCCGCCGTTCCTCTCGaactcgccttcctcgaacGCGCACgacgcttctcgctctgctgcGGCCGCTTCCGGGGCTGCCGCCTCAtctccttccttcgcctcttcgtccttttctcccgctgTCCAGTCGGGACCATTGATGCCGGCAAGTGGTGAAGAAGTGCTCTCGCTGATGTTTGAGAGTGCGAAGAACCACGCGCCGTCGCTGCTCCTCCTTGAAGACATCGCCGTTCTGTCATCTCGGAAAGGAGCtaaagggagagagaatcgagaaggaggcggcggcggaaatggagacgaggagaccgATAGTCCTCTGATACGCGCTCTGGCACGAGAAATGGACGGCCTCACGGGCTTCGATGTCATGG TTCTGGCCACATGCAACCACATTGACAGTCTCGACTCGTCTCTCCGACGCAGCGGGCGATTCGACGCCGAAATCAGCATCCCGCTCCCAGGCTTTAATGAACGACGGGAAATCCTTCAG GCGCTCACCCGCtcgctgtctttttctcccagCGTGGACTTGAATGCGCTGGCAGACCGCACTGTGGGGTATGTCGCTGCGGACCTCCATAGCCTcgtgaaggagacagtctaCCACGCCGTAATGCGGAGTGTTGGCAGGCGCCGAATAGAAAAAGACCAGGACACTGCGGGGACAAGTGGGTGGGGAAGGAGCGACGGAGACTCCCAGCGACAACCGAAAGAAGAGCCGCAAATgggagaggcgacaggagggacgacggagaagacaggcgaagctgcagagaTACCAGTAGAGCTGTCGCATGGACATCCTGACTACAGTGGTTCCAGTGGGATCAATCCGGCGGAGGCGGGGACTGGAGAGGGAAAGAAtgagacaggcgaagacgtCAGAAAACTACAGCATGGACGAAGTGTGAAAACGGATTCTGCGACGTCTTTACACGAcacgtcgccttctttctggtCTTTTCCGACATTTGATAAAGTCTGGAAAGAGACCTTTTCGGTCCAGCAAGAAGACCCGACTTCGCTGCTTCCACGTCAAAATGCTGTTAGTGGTCCAGCCAGCCACGACGCAAGAGAAAtgcttgcttcttcgcctgcgtctgAATCTTCCGGtgactcttttctcctttctaGGGCCGCCAACACTGTGTCGAACCTCGAGTTGATAGGGGAGGACTTTACGCAGGCACTGATTTCCTTTACTCCTTCGTACAAGAAGACGGGAGCGTTTTTGCCGCGCCCTAATGTGCGCTGGAATGAGGTTGGCGGCCTCAGTGAGGCCAAGAAGGAAGTGGAGGAACGGAttcttttccctctcacTTTTGCGGATTTTTACGGCCGTATGGGG GTTCGGAAACCTACAGGAATTCTGCTGTACGGACCTCCAGGGTGCGGGAAGACATTTCTCGCCAAGGCCCTTGCAAACGCATGTCAGGCGAACTTCATTGCTGTCAAAG GGCCTGAACTTCTGTCGAAGTATGTTGGTGACAGTGAAGCAGCtctgcggcgtctcttcagtcgagcttcgtttttctctccgtcgctgaTTTTCTTTGACGAAATTGACGCTCTCTGCGGCAGTCGAAGCACGgggggaaagggagaaggcggcaacAAAGTGGAGGAGCGGGTGATCGCTCAGCTGCTTACAGAGCTCGACGGCATCAATGATCGTGGCAAAGTTTATGTTGTAGCAGCGACAAATCGCCCGGATATTCTCGATCCTGCCCTTCTACGACCTGGCCGACTGGAAGTTCGAGTTTACGTCCACCTCCCGGACCAGCAAGAACGCGCAGAAATCCTTCGGAAGGGCTGGCGCAGATTACgaagggaacagagagaggaaagagcaaAGAGGCTTCACCTGTCAGCAGAGGGGGGCAAAGCGGAACGCGAACTTGGAGAAAATGACGAGATGGAAGAGAAGGATCTCGATTTCGAGGCTCTGGCCCGCGTGACTGACAG atTCAGCGGAGCCGACTTGGATGCGGTGTTACGAGAAGCGACCTTGCTGATGAtacaagaagagagacaagcgtTCATCCGTGCTCTGCATCTGTCGCTGAATGAGGAGCAGACTTCTGGCTTCGATCCCCTGCAGTTGTCGTTGTCGTCAGGAAGCACTCAGTCTCTCGGACAACCGGAAGAAAGTCGGCGGGCGACGGATATGGCAGGGCAGAAGaccgaggagaggagaaaaggagataAAGGTATCAACTGGTCTGAAGAAGACCAGCGCGGAGTTCTCAGACGAACAGATTCATTCTATGCCTCAGCAAACGCGGGGCACTTGTGTGTAAAGCAGTGCCACCTACTCGAGGCTGCCGGGAGGATTACTCCGTCGGTGACACCAGAGCAAGTGCGGTTCTACGAAGactacagagagagacttaGAGAGAAATAA
- a CDS encoding hypothetical protein (encoded by transcript TGME49_230820~Predicted trans-membrane domain (TMHMM2.0):179-202:473-496) produces the protein MGENSTTGLRGQADVSQFSDAAVEPTLSSPPTGQRQQSLPLFGEETCSISSAPSVGGGGGWPFQRQGSSRLTSRGTSLSSCSDAGSGLGALRQREDSFPEYHGVGLPLGGKYALDGTGLVLAPRVPFIFSHQLLSLTGLDEAGFSDTRKVPSTYQALAARFVHQVHQEAGNGMYPLWSAGVVLRLCLLGALFFVSVGAWLIFEDEQHVECKLNYAEKTLQEGSSRYLLKGISSAHCTREVNELKGEEISVYAEMGHFFQNDAQVLWSRNDRQLAGKIFTDPKDVRECEPLATAVVGNVTKVLHPCGALAWAVFTDKYQFLEGTPEGDNDQVPMKPIPLNQTQAVLLHSWPWQDMYKNPPAEDRAAVLDKVYFWMSPVDNDDGEDMYKTREEARAELLMDRLNYEEAGEMVENGHFIQWMQTAALGTFRKLYGSLEGPLKLPVSAHITVMYDVSSWKGKKAIVLVQKSRFGGRSLFIGIAYLSFGCLLTMLVFYMLWKKWQYRREGEEIRDLRWQTKTRGSKKTK, from the exons ATGGGTGAAAACTCTACCACAGGCCTAAGGGGGCAGGCCGATGTCAGCCAGTTCTCAGATGCCGCTGTCGAGCCGACTTTGTCCTCTCCACCGACGGGGCAACGGCAGCAGAGTTTGCCACTCTTCGGGGAAGAGACGTGCTCTATCTCTTCCGCTCCGTCGGTTGGTGGAGGGGGGGGCTGGCCGTTCCAACGCCAGGGATCGTCACGTCTGACGTCTAGAGGGACAAGCCTTAGCAGCTGTTCAGACGCAGGCTCGGGTTTAGGGGCACtgaggcaaagagaagacagtTTTCCCGAGTATCATGGCGTTGGACTGCCCCTTGGGGGGAAGTACGCGCTTGACGGAACTGGTCTGGTGCTTGCCC CTCGAGTGCCTTTTATCTTTAGTCATCAGCTCCTCAGTCTAACTGGATTGGACGAAGCAGGGTTCTCAGATACCAGGAAAGTCCCCTCTACGTATCAGGCTCTGGCCGCTCGGTTTGTACACCAGGTTCACCAGGAAGCCGGTAACGGCATGTATCCTCTCTGGTCAGCTGGTGTCGTCCTGCGGTTGTGTCTTTTGGGGGCCCTTTTTTTCGTGTCTGTGGGAGCGTGGCTAATTTTTGAGGACGAGCAGCACGTCGAGTGCAAACTGAATTATGCTGAGAAAACGCTTCAGGAAGGAAGTTCAAGGTATTTGCTGAAGGGAATCTCTAGTGCCCATTGCACACGCGAGGTTAATGAActgaagggagaggaaatcAGTGTGTATGCCGAAATGGGGCACTTTTTCCAGAACGATGCCCAAGTACTCTGGAGTCGGAATGACCGGCAGCTTGCAGGCAAGATCTTCACTGATCCTAAAGACGTTCGCGAATGCGAACCCTTAGCAACTGCTGTGGTCGGCAATGTTACAAAAGTGCTTCATCCGTGTGGCGCGCTCGCATGGGCGGTTTTCACTGATAAGTATCAGTTTTTAGAAGGAACACCTGAAGGAGATAATGATCAGGTGCCAATGAAGCCAATACCATTGAACCAGACACAAGCAGTCCTCTTACACTCATGGCCGTGGCAGGACATGTACAAAAACCCGCCGGCAGAAGACCGCGCTGCTGTACTAGACAAAGTGTATTTCTGGATGAGCCCAGTCGACAATGATGACGGGGAGGACATGTATAAAACACGCGAAGAAGCACGAGCAGAGCTGCTCATGGATCGCCTCAACTACGAGGAGGCCGGTGAAATGGTTGAGAATGGTCATTTTATCCAGTGGATGCAGACAGCGGCACTTGGCACATTTCGTAAGCTGTACGGGAGCCTGGAGGGTCCGCTCAAACTGCCTGTGTCTGCACATATAACTGTCATGTATGATGTGTCGTCAtggaaagggaagaaggcaatTGTGCTAGTGCAGAAGTCAAGATTCGGGGGCCGCTCGCTCTTTATAGGCATAGCGTACTTGTCCTTCGGTTGCCTATTGACCATGCTAGTTTTCTACATGCTATGGAAAAAGTGGCAATATCGTAGGGAAGGGGAGGAAATTCGAGATCTTCGGTGGCAGACGAAGACTCGTGGAAGCAAAAAAACGAAATGA
- a CDS encoding hypothetical protein (encoded by transcript TGME49_230705~Signal peptide predicted by SignalP 2.0 HMM (probability 0.984) with cleavage site probability 0.385 at residue 22~Predicted trans-membrane domain (TMHMM2.0):6-24): MVIRREFVAAVAAFALLPLLIAVCEKADAGATHEPDASSETATVTSASGAHRLRSAGETKTEDQVAFGESESDGAHARMASEEKANIGDTIAPTMFLAIDRISEENIAESDAIEIAPATAGYKTGSMEKGETAEKHSDTTETGGGGATGKEVSTKNKRRRRSTGTIEYVETQIMQKLLEISHFLSALKNCFRCFLSGLGRSTAVGLEGAADKATKLVLRHRADPELRARKRERKEVGAEAARPIDERKTTPDEGFVNSFPESREPK; encoded by the exons ATGGTTATTCGAAGGGAATTTGTTGCGGCCGTCGCTGCATTCGCACTCCTCCCCCTACTTATTGCAGTGTGCGAGAAGGCTGACGCGGGTGCTACACACGAACCGGACGCGTCTTCGGAAACCGCAACAGTCACATCAGCAAGCGGGGCTCACCGGCTGCGGTCcgctggagagacgaagacggaagaCCAAGTTGCTTTtggggagagcgagagtgATGGGGCACACGCGAGAATGGCAAGTGAAGA GAAGGCGAACATCGGAGATACGATTGCGCCGACCATGTTTTTAGCGATTGATCGTATTTCTGAAGAAAATATCGCTGAGTCAGACGCTATCGAGATCGCACCGGCAACAGCAGGTTACAAAACCGGTTCTatggaaaagggagagacggcTGAGAAACATTCCGACACTACAGAAACAGGCGGCGGGGGGGCGACAGGAAAAGAAGTGTCAACAAAAAACAAACGCAGGCGGAGAAGTACGGGGACTATCGAATACGTAGAAACACAGATAATGCAGAAGCTCCTGGAAATATCTCACTTTCTGTCTGCGCTGAAAAACTGTTTCCGGTGTTTCCTATCCGGCCTGGGGAGATCGACTGCTGTCGGCCTCGAAGGTGCAGCCGATAAGGCCACGAAACTCGTTCTGCGGCATAGAGCTGATCCAGAACTCAGAGCtcggaaacgagagaggaaagaagtaGGCGCCGAAGCTGCACGTCCCATAGATGAACGGAAAACGACACCAGACGAGGGATTCGTTAACTCTTTCCCGGAGTCGCGTGAACCGAAATGA